CGCGAGGCGCATGCATGCGCGTCCAATCCATGCCAGCCAGAAGCACCGACAGCTGGGCGGCATTCATCCGCATCACGCCGGCCACAATGTGAGGCCATTTGAAGCCGCTGCCATCGAGCCGCTTCCAGTACATCACAAGGCCGCTGCCATCCCAGACGACGATCTTCACCCGGTTAGAGCGCATCGCACGGAACACCACCGGCACACCCTTCATCGGGTCATGGCCCAGCGTCTCCTTCGCCAACAGCGCCAAGCCCTCCGCACCTTTTCTGAAGTCTACAGGTTGCGTCGCCACGTAAAGCATGAGGCTCGCGGGCGGCGTCAGCATGAACGTGTCCGTCGAAGCGCTAAGAACACGTCGCTCAACACAGCAAGGCCAGGCGCCCCCCGCACCTCCACGCGTGCTCCCTGGAGCTCAACCGTCACAATGGCTGCTTCCGGCGACCTGGTCGGCTCTGCGGCCGCCGGTAGCGCCGATTCCGATACCACCGGCACGAACGACAGCGTCTCCGAAGTCGGCAGCACCAACTGGCCCAAACGTGCCCGGCGTCGCCAGTCGTGCACCTGCTGGGTGCGTATTCCGACGAAGTCGGCCGCGGATTCCGGGCGAAGCCGGCCGCCTGTACCGAT
This is a stretch of genomic DNA from Bradyrhizobium sp. CCBAU 53338. It encodes these proteins:
- the tnpB gene encoding IS66 family insertion sequence element accessory protein TnpB (TnpB, as the term is used for proteins encoded by IS66 family insertion elements, is considered an accessory protein, since TnpC, encoded by a neighboring gene, is a DDE family transposase.), which gives rise to MLTPPASLMLYVATQPVDFRKGAEGLALLAKETLGHDPMKGVPVVFRAMRSNRVKIVVWDGSGLVMYWKRLDGSGFKWPHIVAGVMRMNAAQLSVLLAGMDWTRMHAPRDAPPKALA